The following nucleotide sequence is from Candidatus Hydrogenedentota bacterium.
CTTGTCATAGGGCTCGTGCTTTTTCAGGGTGAAGCGAGGGCTGCAGCCTATATTACGCTGCCCCTCGACCAAAGTCCCGATGAGACGCAGCAGAAGCTCTTAAACCATGGCGTCCAATTTGAGGGTTCCCCCACGGCAGCCCGATTTAACGGACGGGATTCGTGGTTAGAAATACAAGAGCCTCCCGCTCCGGGAACCCAAGACTTTAGCCTTGCGATGTGGATTCATACCGATGCTGTGTTATCCGACGGGCTCGGTGATCTGGCCAGTAATTTTGATACCAAAGAACGCAAAGGCTTCACCTTAGGACTCGCCTGCTATGGAGGTGTGGGCAACTCGCAGCCCAACGACCGTAATCTCTTTTTTAGTGTGGATAACCAGACTGAGCCGCAGTGGGAATTTTGCGGACGACCCGGCAACGCCATCCTGATCTTCGGTTTTGCCGTGTATGAAGGCAAGCTGTTCGCAGCCACTTGCGAAGCAGGCGAAGAGGAGAGCGGACACGTCTACCACTATGACGGCGGACAGGAGTGGATCGATTGCGGAAGTCCCGACGCCAGTAATGCAGTGAAAGCCCTCGCTGTTTTCGACGGACAGCTCTACGCAGGCACAGGCCGATACGACACCACAGGCTCCGCCTTGGAGGCCTCGCAAAACACCACAGCGGGCGGCAAAGTATATCGGTATGAAGAAGACGGCAGCTGGACCTACTGCGGTCTTTTGGAAAATCCGCAAACGGGCGCCGCCTCAACCTTGGGCGGATTGGGCGTATACGAAGGCGCTCTTTATGCAACAACCCTCAAAGAAGACGGCTTCGGCCTCTACCGATATGAAGGCGGCACGGACTGGTTCTATTGCGGCAATCCCGAACGGCGCGTCCTGAACCCGAGCATGTTTAATGGAGATCTCTATATGGTCTCCTATGATTCGCCCGGCGGTCCCTTCCGATACAACGGCAGCGAATGGGCCTATGTGGGCGCGACCATTGATCCGCCTATCCATCAAGATTACGGTTTCGCCGTCTACGGCGGACAGCTCCATGTATCCACCTGGCCCCAAGCCTATATCTATCGCATGGACAACACGTCAGGGGCTTGGTCTGCCCGCGGCAATCCGAAAGATGAACTGGAGACCATGGCGCTCATGGTCTACAACGGGAAATTGTACACAGGCACCTTACCTTCCAGCCGCGTCTACCGTCTTGATGATGATGCTACGTGGACCGCGGTAAGCGAACAGCTCGACACGGCGCCCGGCAAATACCGACGCACCTGGTCCATGGCGCTCTACCAAGGCAAATTATTTTGCGGAACCTTGCCAACAGGAAATGTCATGTCCATGGAAACAGGCTGTTCCCTTTCCTATGATCATGCCCTATCACCGGGCTGGCATCATATTGCCGCCCTCCGCGACGGCAAAACAGTACGCCTCTATGTGGACGGTGTACAGGTGGTAAATAAAACGGGTGATGCTCTCCTCGATGTCAGCACCGACGAAGCGCTGTCCATTGGCAAAGGCCCCGGTGATTATTTTAATGGTTCCATGCGCGATTTCCGTCTTTACCAAGAAGCCCTGTCCCCTGCCCAAATCCAGGAACTTTACGAGCAAGGAAGTGCGCTCCTCGCTGCAACACCCTGACAGCAGCCTTTGTTGATTTCTCTTCCCTAAAACTTCGATACATGTTGCAATCAAAAAAATTGCCGACTGTACCCAATCTATGCGATACAATCGGCAAGCATATTCAAACTACGGCTATGGCTGAAACAGGCGCTTAGCGCGCACTCTTTAAGGACGCGAGATTATCGGCCACCTGTTTCCAGTTCACGACATTCCACCAGGCTTCGATGTAGTCGGCTCGTTTGTTTTGATACTTCAGATAATACGCGTGTTCCCACACATCAATCCCTAAAATCGGCCAAACACCCCACGGAGATAGTTCGTGTTGGTTTTCCGCTTGCAAGACAATCAAACGATCATCTTCGGGGCGGTAATGCAACAAACCCCATCCGCTGCCTTCCACCTGTGCCGCGGCGGCACTCATTTCTTTTTTGAAGCTGTCAAAGCTTCCAAAATCACGATTGATAGCGTCGCGCAGCGCGCCATCGGGCTCACCACCGCCGCCCTTTCCGGCAGGCGCCATCACCTTCCAAAACATGCTGTGCAGGAAATGACCGCCACCGTTGAATGAAACCCGTTTGCTCCAATATTGTGCCAGCGAAAAATCGTTGTCTTTGCGCGCCTTTGCCAAGGCCGCTTCAGCGCCATTCAAACCGCTCACATAGGCGGCGTGATGTTTGCTGTGATGCAATTCCATGGTCGCCGCGTCAATATAAGGCTCCAAGGCATCATAGGCATAGGGCAGATCGGGCAATACGTGCTCTGCCACAGCGCCCGTTGTCTGGGCAACCGCTTCAGAACTCATAGCATTCAACAATGCGCCGGAAGCGGCTACACCGCCGGCAATCTTCAAAAAATCTCGTCTCGAATCTTTCATGGTACATCCCTTCCATTTAAGGTTTGTTTTTCTGTGTTATTTTCCTATTTGTTGGAGATAACATTGCGCTCAAATTTTATATTCCCTACCATTTGTTTAGCATACTAAACTTTAAAAAAAAAGGGAGCGGTGACCATGCAAAAAATGATTTTCAATGAGATACGAAAAGCGTCGCAATAACGGAGGTTTTCATCCCCTCCTGATCAGCGTTTCACTTGCGACGGATCAAATTCGCTCAAATCGCTGAGGATAAGATCAGCCTGTGAGTAGTCCTGCGCGGGGCGGCCCGGCCGGGATAAAGCAACGGCAAAGGCGCCTGCCTCTTTGGCTGCCGTAACACCAGCCCAGGAATCTTCAAAGACAACACATTGAGCAGTCTCGACACCTGCCAATTTCGCTGCCGCCACATAACACGCGGGATCAGGCTTTCCGGGTGTATAATCTTCATGCCCCAAATAAAACTTGAGGTAGGGCTCGATGCCGGCAATGCGTATGCCTGCTTCAACGTCGTAACGATAAGAGCCGGACACCACCGCCACCGTGTGCTCTTTCGCAAGCTCTTTCACGAGTGCAATGGATCCGGGAATTCGTACGTCTTGACTGTCGCGCAATTGCAGGAAATAAGGATTGATGGCTTCGCCCATTGCTTCAATGGACATGGTCAATTCGGGGAAACGCTTGAGAAAACGTTCGTACACTTCGGGCCAAGAAATGCCATAGACCATGTTGAGCGCTACTTCACGGGTCAATTCATAGCCCCGCTCTTTTGCGAGCAACTCCATTGCCTCAACCCATAAAATCTCTGTATCCACTAGGGTACCGTCAAGATCAAATAAATACACCGATGCCATGAATATTCCTTATTGTTTTAAACATAGACAGACAAGATCGCAGGGCGCATTGCGTCGGCGCCACTGTATCCTGAACTGTACCAGAGCCGCAGCACGGAATCCAAACCCCGGCCGAGTCCCAACTTATGCTATCATAATTTTTAATATTCCGGCGTCAAATAGGATAAAGTTTCATTCATTCTTTCTTTCATTGTATAGTATGCGCCGGTACCTTAGCAGCCCAATTCTCAGTCACCATAAAGGATAACTTGGCCATTCGTTCTTCATATAGCAAAGCCATTGCTTTCTTCGTTTTGCTCCTAGGCTTGTCTGT
It contains:
- a CDS encoding superoxide dismutase, producing MKDSRRDFLKIAGGVAASGALLNAMSSEAVAQTTGAVAEHVLPDLPYAYDALEPYIDAATMELHHSKHHAAYVSGLNGAEAALAKARKDNDFSLAQYWSKRVSFNGGGHFLHSMFWKVMAPAGKGGGGEPDGALRDAINRDFGSFDSFKKEMSAAAAQVEGSGWGLLHYRPEDDRLIVLQAENQHELSPWGVWPILGIDVWEHAYYLKYQNKRADYIEAWWNVVNWKQVADNLASLKSAR
- a CDS encoding HAD family phosphatase; this encodes MASVYLFDLDGTLVDTEILWVEAMELLAKERGYELTREVALNMVYGISWPEVYERFLKRFPELTMSIEAMGEAINPYFLQLRDSQDVRIPGSIALVKELAKEHTVAVVSGSYRYDVEAGIRIAGIEPYLKFYLGHEDYTPGKPDPACYVAAAKLAGVETAQCVVFEDSWAGVTAAKEAGAFAVALSRPGRPAQDYSQADLILSDLSEFDPSQVKR